One Faecalispora anaeroviscerum genomic window carries:
- a CDS encoding tRNA1(Val) (adenine(37)-N6)-methyltransferase: MQPELEPLSPHISVFVSQTHRFNTDTILLAHFAAPKKGERCADFGTGCGAIPLIWLARYAPAQICGVELQPDACELVRQSAEYCGVTDRLRVLNLDLRELGKPRDPWLKNCDLIACNPPYKAQGTGIGNPEQGKRLARHEEACTIEDVARAALACLRYGGRFCLCQRPERLADILTTLCENGLEPKRLRFVQARDGKAPKLFLLQARKKGQSGGLLVEPPLILHNKDGTFTREMLEIYGSYKEGHE, translated from the coding sequence ATGCAGCCTGAGCTGGAACCGCTTTCTCCCCATATCTCCGTGTTTGTTTCACAGACGCATCGCTTTAATACGGATACGATTTTGCTGGCGCATTTCGCTGCCCCCAAAAAAGGTGAGAGGTGCGCCGATTTCGGCACCGGCTGCGGCGCGATTCCGCTGATTTGGCTGGCCCGGTATGCGCCCGCACAGATTTGCGGGGTGGAATTGCAACCAGACGCCTGTGAGCTGGTGCGGCAATCCGCCGAGTATTGCGGCGTAACAGACCGGCTGAGGGTGCTGAATCTCGATCTGCGGGAGCTTGGGAAGCCGCGCGATCCGTGGCTGAAGAACTGCGATCTCATTGCGTGTAACCCGCCGTATAAGGCACAGGGGACAGGGATTGGGAACCCGGAGCAGGGCAAACGGCTGGCTCGGCATGAGGAAGCCTGCACCATAGAGGATGTGGCGCGCGCGGCCTTGGCCTGCCTGCGCTATGGTGGGCGCTTCTGCCTGTGTCAGCGCCCGGAGCGCCTGGCAGATATTCTCACAACCCTGTGTGAGAACGGCCTGGAGCCGAAGCGCCTGCGGTTTGTGCAGGCCCGCGATGGAAAAGCACCGAAGCTGTTTTTGCTCCAGGCCCGCAAGAAAGGGCAGTCCGGCGGCCTTTTGGTGGAGCCACCGCTGATTCTGCACAACAAAGACGGAACCTTTACCCGGGAAATGCTGGAGATTTACGGATCCTACAAGGAGGGGCACGAATGA